In one Geotoga petraea genomic region, the following are encoded:
- a CDS encoding GNAT family N-acetyltransferase codes for MKFKTKHTHEEKDYRFFLVDTEKDLEKINVSKTEIVDFLFLHLGKYNDDKEYILKALEYVLGKEKFLSGIIGIILNENNALVGVAVINNTNMEGYIPENILVYIALDKKYRKKGLGKKLLDLMINKSEGDIALHVDFDNKRARKVYKKMGFKEAYIEMRYKK; via the coding sequence ATGAAGTTCAAAACTAAACATACCCACGAAGAAAAAGACTACAGATTTTTTCTTGTAGACACTGAGAAAGACCTTGAAAAAATAAATGTTTCCAAAACAGAAATAGTTGATTTTTTATTTTTACATTTGGGAAAATACAATGATGATAAAGAATACATTTTAAAAGCTCTTGAATACGTGTTAGGAAAAGAGAAGTTTTTAAGCGGTATTATCGGTATTATTCTCAATGAAAATAATGCTCTTGTTGGTGTTGCAGTAATAAACAATACAAATATGGAAGGATATATCCCAGAAAATATTCTTGTTTACATTGCTTTAGATAAAAAATATAGAAAAAAAGGATTAGGGAAAAAACTACTTGATCTTATGATTAACAAAAGTGAAGGAGACATTGCTCTTCATGTAGACTTTGACAATAAAAGAGCAAGAAAGGTTTATAAAAAAATGGGGTTTAAAGAAGCCTATATTGAAATGAGATACAAAAAGTAG
- a CDS encoding PD-(D/E)XK nuclease family protein has product MKNVKVFPLNQHHFEEVANLIIPEYEKDPFNFLFIGPSGFYVKQVADLVAKKLDKTINRDAFRVINQYITELLKNSEPDSVVLERDFLKVYIKKEIEDLIEKEKGDSEFSEYLKIISKSQKSTDYILDIFEKEWEITRLQNTESLKYSENFEEFHNSFDEESNLYKLYKNLQGSLEDILNSKFDGSITTEKNYDPTSVYKWFVEDYNIEKKDKKLIISGFFDLTPLTSNVLNKLFEMFETVDFFVFQKLNDRSFFSLNGVYNYLLDNGFEISTKSEKLKTSFQNKKFRIIKMSDNIDEIQKIAGMIKKHLINNDYKPEEIGIVIPDDSYGSIFSDYFEEIGIPYRFKQDIPLSESQIVNILLQPLKTVVRGYEVEDLLAMIETGFGGDSPLTMEQIESYLRHLNLIYSSGKSSLNARKKEWIEKIEIFEKELKVNLNKSDEKERIEKQIDETEKLKELFLNLFDILKEVLKNRKSFTVSSYRKLLEKWFKNDILKIKRLEDYLDDMYENKMIHSEINALKAFESLLLKTEKSLEKLLKKEKNIKIEKFYKIISELTQIESFRDSENYSNTVEIMNLSDSRFVYKKKKFYTGFTEDSYPMIANNPFLNSITNETGNMMRLAEKGFRRNLIISMIFSDEIIFTNPVATLSGQQILSSPYEKEFINLFNIKPEKMYKNRREIIKQNPDEIFSYNEAILYYILNGIEISDETFKKAKMDIEKLSNYKVNNEWISPKKTSVNNLSHNRTSTYVDCPFKYYLSNVAKISGEKDFSVFAEGNLKHKIMEKLFIKYPDYTQIKEMEIDTEKLKNEIKKIAFEVWDQTVYDEISRYEAVKTVEIEKIAEDLLLSIQNHLEEYIKIRKNMELNYSQVVKTEEVLQEKLDFIKHKGVNFNTRIDRIDLLNGNYEYRLDEFDDMMSGSAYSIIDYKNKYNIQSEQLFLYYMTLKQSQEWKNKLENSSVYLKFVPLSEVKLKVGDKFIKIQDDTVILKKPGNSKEYVNFHISEFYKWMDKLLDYIENSYFVPIAKEPRKIERFIIEMKNKYECRDTGDKYYECDFCEFRNLCTSLEYLDNFKVKPKSFYR; this is encoded by the coding sequence ATGAAAAATGTAAAAGTTTTTCCATTGAATCAACATCATTTTGAGGAAGTTGCAAATTTAATAATCCCTGAATATGAAAAAGATCCATTCAATTTTTTGTTTATTGGACCTTCTGGTTTTTATGTAAAACAAGTTGCTGATTTGGTAGCTAAAAAATTAGATAAAACAATTAATAGAGATGCTTTCAGAGTCATCAACCAGTATATAACAGAACTCTTAAAAAATAGCGAACCAGATTCAGTTGTTTTAGAAAGGGATTTTTTGAAAGTATACATAAAAAAAGAAATAGAGGATTTAATAGAAAAAGAAAAAGGTGATTCTGAATTTTCAGAATATTTAAAGATAATTTCTAAATCACAAAAGTCTACTGATTATATTTTGGATATATTTGAAAAAGAATGGGAAATAACCAGACTACAGAATACTGAATCTTTGAAGTATTCTGAAAATTTTGAAGAATTTCACAATTCTTTTGACGAAGAATCTAACTTGTATAAACTATATAAAAATTTGCAAGGATCTTTGGAAGATATCTTGAATAGTAAGTTTGATGGTTCGATTACCACAGAAAAAAACTACGACCCAACGAGTGTATATAAATGGTTTGTGGAAGATTATAATATTGAGAAAAAAGACAAAAAATTAATCATATCCGGTTTTTTTGATTTAACTCCTCTAACTTCTAATGTTTTGAACAAATTATTTGAAATGTTTGAAACTGTAGATTTTTTCGTTTTTCAAAAATTAAACGATAGGTCATTTTTCTCACTAAATGGTGTATATAATTACCTTTTAGATAATGGTTTTGAAATTTCTACAAAATCAGAAAAATTAAAAACTTCTTTTCAAAATAAGAAGTTCAGAATAATAAAGATGTCAGATAATATAGATGAGATACAAAAGATCGCTGGTATGATAAAAAAACATTTGATAAACAATGATTATAAACCTGAGGAAATAGGAATAGTAATTCCAGACGATTCCTATGGCTCCATATTTTCAGATTACTTTGAAGAAATAGGGATTCCTTATAGATTCAAACAAGACATCCCTTTGTCAGAAAGCCAAATTGTGAACATATTGCTTCAACCTCTTAAAACTGTTGTAAGAGGATATGAAGTTGAAGATTTGTTGGCAATGATTGAAACAGGTTTTGGCGGAGATTCCCCGTTAACTATGGAACAAATTGAAAGCTATTTAAGGCACTTAAATCTTATTTATTCTTCTGGAAAAAGTTCTCTCAACGCCAGGAAAAAAGAGTGGATAGAAAAAATAGAAATTTTTGAAAAAGAATTAAAAGTTAATTTAAATAAATCGGACGAAAAAGAAAGAATTGAAAAACAAATAGATGAGACAGAAAAATTAAAAGAACTGTTTTTAAACCTCTTTGATATATTAAAAGAAGTTTTGAAAAACAGAAAGAGTTTTACAGTTAGTTCTTACAGAAAATTACTTGAAAAATGGTTTAAAAATGATATTTTGAAAATAAAAAGGCTTGAAGATTATTTGGATGATATGTACGAAAACAAAATGATACATTCTGAAATAAATGCATTAAAAGCGTTTGAATCTCTTTTACTAAAAACCGAAAAATCTTTAGAAAAACTTTTGAAAAAAGAAAAGAACATCAAAATTGAAAAATTCTATAAAATTATATCAGAGCTAACCCAAATAGAAAGCTTTAGAGATTCTGAAAACTATTCCAATACAGTTGAAATAATGAATTTATCAGATTCAAGATTTGTATATAAAAAGAAAAAGTTCTATACAGGCTTTACTGAAGATAGTTATCCAATGATAGCAAACAATCCGTTCTTAAATTCTATAACTAACGAAACTGGGAATATGATGAGACTAGCAGAAAAAGGATTTAGAAGGAACCTAATCATATCCATGATTTTTTCTGATGAAATTATATTTACAAACCCTGTTGCCACATTATCGGGTCAGCAAATTCTATCTTCTCCATATGAAAAGGAGTTTATAAATCTATTTAATATAAAGCCAGAAAAAATGTATAAAAACAGAAGAGAGATAATAAAACAGAATCCGGATGAAATTTTTTCTTACAATGAAGCAATTCTTTATTACATATTAAATGGAATTGAAATTTCAGATGAAACTTTCAAAAAGGCCAAGATGGATATAGAAAAGCTATCAAATTACAAAGTAAACAACGAATGGATATCACCTAAAAAAACATCTGTGAACAATTTATCACACAATAGGACATCAACCTACGTTGATTGCCCTTTTAAATACTACCTTTCAAATGTGGCTAAAATATCTGGCGAAAAAGATTTTAGCGTTTTTGCAGAAGGAAATTTAAAACATAAAATAATGGAAAAACTGTTTATAAAATATCCAGATTATACCCAAATTAAAGAGATGGAAATTGACACTGAAAAGCTAAAAAATGAAATAAAAAAGATAGCTTTTGAAGTGTGGGATCAAACAGTGTATGATGAGATATCAAGGTATGAAGCAGTCAAAACTGTTGAAATAGAAAAAATAGCTGAAGATTTGTTATTGTCTATACAAAATCACCTTGAAGAATACATAAAAATAAGAAAAAACATGGAATTGAACTATTCTCAAGTTGTTAAGACAGAAGAAGTTCTACAAGAGAAGCTTGATTTCATAAAACATAAAGGGGTTAACTTCAATACACGTATAGATAGAATAGATCTTTTAAATGGTAATTACGAGTACAGGTTGGATGAATTTGATGATATGATGTCTGGTAGTGCTTATTCAATAATTGATTATAAAAACAAATACAACATACAGAGTGAACAACTGTTTTTGTACTACATGACTTTAAAACAAAGTCAAGAATGGAAGAATAAATTAGAAAATAGCAGTGTTTATCTAAAATTCGTACCTTTATCAGAAGTAAAGCTAAAAGTTGGGGATAAATTTATAAAAATCCAAGATGATACGGTAATTTTGAAAAAACCAGGTAATTCAAAGGAATACGTGAATTTTCATATTTCTGAATTCTATAAATGGATGGATAAATTATTGGATTACATAGAAAACTCATATTTTGTCCCAATAGCGAAAGAACCAAGAAAGATAGAAAGATTCATAATAGAAATGAAGAATAAATATGAATGTAGAGATACAGGAGACAAATATTATGAATGTGATTTTTGTGAATTTAGAAATCTCTGTACTTCTTTAGAGTATTTAGACAATTTCAAGGTAAAACCAAAATCTTTTTATAGGTGA
- a CDS encoding DNA polymerase domain-containing protein, with amino-acid sequence MKVKSFWQNQLDKTFYYKEENKNDIKRLKKNFQLFFEKKDLDKMRRIFYKLKINKNYIVKVEDSWKEVFGFQVVMTEFNSKVNYYKYKKIIDTMKSEGIKTYGTSTMNIFPYEIVEDFSEKRSWFLDIEVIENRNQKIFTGEIISITFYDSQDKKYYSIITKPFNANIEEYDDNYIFVENEYDLMKKFEEFLKLKKPDVISGWYSEGYDIPYIINRAKNYNIELSVIPGLYSNSKTMDIGGRKITKNYIPGVDLVDYLELYKKYIFDQPTSFKLSTVAKFHDLKGKTEEKGFFNYKKDFKKFVDYAIRDVEILVELEQKLNLLNLLYGLQAVIKIPVNFLMANSIAIEHFLNQFLYEENTTVQDTAEIKDDQIEVEGAIVLQPEDETYNNVIVLDYASLYPNIIVTYNISPETLIEEDNEDIKQVDLTDMYKEEDKSDSVKFSLEKEGIFPRMINFLLGERLKYKKMAKEAKPNSSEKVKYDIKQLNYKILLNSMYGVIGTSRFPLHDKRCSSAITTASRNALRYLNKKLHKKEFEMEYEERKIQFKTLVIYSDTDSSFDHITLKNVEKADKNLILAIASYLAKYINNIIAKELPTKYSNTKEIVDRTTLTVDVDKLFKKVKFFGVKKRYFGIDFEDKIITHGVEVVRKDTPAAIKKMLSQLFILALKGEIEEAHLLKSFEVLKELDLEDIAIFKNITKRNFDKYKTIPNQVRAIIVMQKLFGLKYSLNDSVLYYPVIFKSPSTFKIVSEVFNLTPKNNFELKASLAIEYEHVEKLKQLIKENIIEIDYLTIFEKNILTRLEQFSETVKIIQKVRYDLGIITKNKNLKLF; translated from the coding sequence ATGAAAGTAAAATCATTTTGGCAAAACCAGCTGGACAAAACATTTTATTATAAAGAAGAAAATAAAAATGATATAAAACGTTTGAAGAAAAATTTCCAACTCTTTTTTGAGAAAAAAGACTTAGATAAAATGAGAAGAATTTTCTATAAACTTAAGATAAATAAAAACTATATCGTGAAAGTTGAAGATAGCTGGAAAGAAGTATTTGGCTTTCAAGTTGTGATGACAGAATTCAATTCAAAAGTCAATTATTATAAATACAAGAAAATTATAGATACGATGAAATCTGAAGGGATAAAAACATACGGTACTTCAACTATGAACATTTTCCCATATGAAATAGTTGAAGATTTTTCAGAGAAAAGATCATGGTTTTTAGACATAGAGGTTATTGAAAATAGAAATCAAAAAATTTTCACCGGGGAGATTATATCTATAACCTTTTACGATTCTCAAGATAAAAAATATTATTCTATAATAACAAAACCCTTTAATGCCAATATAGAAGAATATGATGATAACTATATTTTTGTGGAGAATGAATATGATTTGATGAAAAAATTTGAAGAGTTTTTGAAACTCAAAAAGCCCGATGTTATATCTGGTTGGTATTCTGAGGGGTATGATATACCTTATATAATTAACCGGGCAAAGAATTATAATATAGAGTTATCTGTAATACCAGGTTTATATTCGAATTCTAAAACAATGGACATAGGCGGTAGAAAAATAACAAAAAATTACATACCTGGCGTTGATCTGGTGGATTATTTGGAATTATATAAAAAATATATTTTTGATCAACCCACTTCTTTTAAGCTATCTACTGTAGCAAAATTTCACGATTTAAAAGGGAAAACTGAAGAAAAAGGATTTTTCAACTACAAAAAAGATTTTAAAAAATTTGTCGATTATGCTATAAGAGATGTTGAAATACTTGTAGAACTAGAGCAAAAACTAAATCTTCTGAATTTATTGTATGGGCTGCAGGCAGTGATAAAAATACCTGTTAATTTTTTAATGGCTAATTCTATAGCCATAGAACATTTTCTAAACCAATTTTTATATGAAGAAAATACGACCGTTCAGGACACAGCAGAAATAAAAGATGATCAAATAGAAGTTGAGGGGGCAATAGTTTTGCAACCAGAAGACGAAACATATAACAACGTTATTGTGTTGGATTACGCTTCTTTGTACCCTAATATCATAGTTACTTACAATATTTCTCCAGAAACTCTTATAGAAGAAGATAACGAAGATATCAAACAAGTTGATTTGACTGATATGTATAAAGAAGAGGACAAGAGTGATTCCGTTAAATTTTCTTTAGAAAAAGAAGGAATTTTTCCAAGGATGATCAACTTCTTGCTGGGTGAGAGACTGAAGTATAAAAAAATGGCAAAAGAAGCCAAACCCAACAGTTCAGAAAAGGTAAAATACGATATAAAACAGTTAAATTATAAAATACTTTTAAATTCCATGTATGGAGTGATTGGTACATCTCGTTTTCCTCTGCACGATAAAAGATGTTCTTCTGCTATAACAACGGCTTCAAGAAATGCTCTAAGATATCTCAACAAAAAATTGCATAAAAAAGAATTTGAGATGGAGTATGAAGAGAGAAAAATACAATTTAAAACACTTGTAATTTATTCAGATACTGATAGTTCTTTTGATCATATAACCCTAAAGAATGTAGAAAAAGCAGATAAAAATCTAATATTGGCTATAGCAAGCTATTTGGCAAAATATATAAACAATATCATTGCAAAAGAACTGCCAACCAAATATTCAAATACAAAAGAAATAGTCGATAGAACAACGTTGACAGTTGATGTAGACAAACTATTTAAAAAAGTGAAATTCTTTGGTGTTAAAAAAAGATATTTTGGTATAGATTTTGAGGATAAAATAATAACTCACGGCGTTGAAGTTGTAAGGAAAGATACTCCAGCTGCAATAAAAAAAATGTTATCCCAACTTTTTATATTAGCTTTAAAGGGAGAAATAGAAGAAGCACATCTTCTAAAATCATTTGAGGTCTTGAAAGAACTGGATTTGGAAGATATTGCAATTTTCAAAAATATAACAAAAAGAAATTTCGATAAATATAAAACTATTCCCAATCAGGTTAGAGCTATTATAGTAATGCAAAAGTTATTTGGATTGAAATACAGCTTAAACGACTCAGTCCTTTATTACCCTGTAATTTTTAAATCTCCAAGCACATTTAAAATTGTTTCAGAGGTTTTTAACTTAACTCCAAAAAATAATTTTGAGTTAAAAGCTTCATTGGCGATTGAATACGAACATGTGGAAAAACTAAAACAATTAATAAAAGAAAATATAATAGAGATAGACTATTTAACAATTTTTGAGAAAAATATCTTGACACGCTTAGAACAATTTTCTGAAACTGTCAAGATTATTCAAAAAGTGAGATATGATTTGGGAATAATAACAAAAAATAAAAATTTAAAGCTTTTTTAA